In Eubalaena glacialis isolate mEubGla1 chromosome 3, mEubGla1.1.hap2.+ XY, whole genome shotgun sequence, the following are encoded in one genomic region:
- the HENMT1 gene encoding small RNA 2'-O-methyltransferase: protein MAENNIECNSVVDGNVEEVPNKKIIKFNPPLYKQRYQFVKNLVEQHQPKKVADLGCGDVCLLVILKYQKCIEELVGVDINEGRLKWNGSRLSPCMGDHLDPRELDLVITLYHGSVLEKDCRLLGFDLVACIELIEHFDSEDLAKFPEVVFGYMSPAMIVISTPNSDFNSLFPSTVFRDSDHKFEWSRMQFQTWALDVASRYSYSVEFTGVGEPPAGAEDVGWCTQIGVFRKKAKATESAVLEHHGEHVYEVIYTTSYPSLQQMNYCRRVVTYLVYREVNRMKRRCQVSLRQHELEPESADPGNPTRKFISDLPVPVLTEADKAMEMTPQPFCIGDKFYVPLERIIAYPRLRHICGNVEKLREFLADVVELNCDGSAVKVDLHDCGDY from the exons TGCAATAGTGTGGTTGATGGTAATGTTGAAGAAGTCCCCAACAAGAAGATAATTAAGTTTAATCCTCCATTATACAAACAGCGTTACCAATTCGTTAAAAATTTAGTGGAGCAACATCAACCCAAGAAG GTTGCAGACTTGGGGTGTGGTGATGTTTGCCTCCTAGTGATATTAAAATACCAAAAGTGCATTGAAGAGCTTGTTGGAGTGGATATCAATGAAGGGAGACTTAAATGGAATGG GTCTAGGCTGTCCCCATGCATGGGGGATCATCTGGATCCTCGAGAGCTGGATTTAGTTATTACCTTGTATCACGGCTCTGTTTTGGAGAAAGACTGTCGTTTGCTTGGATTTGATTTGGTAGCATGTATTGAATT AATAGAACATTTTGATTCAGAAGATCTGGCGAAGTTTCCTGAAGTCGTATTTGGGTACATGTCTCCAGCCATGATTGTCATCAGCACACCGAACTCTGATTTCAATTCCCTGTTTCCATCTACAGTCTTCAGAGATTCAGATCACAAATTTGAGTGGAGTAGAATGCAGTTTCAGACCTG GGCTTTAGACGTGGCCAGTCGCTACAGTTACTCTGTGGAGTTTACTGGTGTGGGAGAACCACCAGCAGGAGCTGAGGATGTTGGATGGTGTACCCAGATAGGGGTCTTCCggaaaaaagcaaaggcaactGAATCTGCTGTTTTGGAGCACCATGGCGAACATGTTTATGAAGTT atttATACGACCTCATACCCGAGTTTACAGCAAATGAATTACTGTAGACGTGTAGTGACTTATCTAGTGTACCGAGAGGTGAACAGAATGAAACGGAGATGTCAAGTGAGTCTGAGACAGCATGAGTTGGAACCTGAGTCCGCAGACCCTGGCAACCCAACAAGAAAATTCATCTCAGACCTTCCAGTTCCAGTACTCACAGAGGCAGACAAAGCCATGGAGATGACTCCCCAACCCTTCTGTATTGGAGATAAGTTTTATGTACCCCTGGAGAGAATCATTGCTTATCCCAGGCTGCGGCACATATGTGGTAATGTAGAGAAGCTGAGAGAGTTCCTTGCTGATGTAGTAGAACTGAACTGCGATGGTTCTGCAGTGAAGGTTGACTTGCATGATTGTGGTGACTACTGA